ATGGGGACCAGGGACGGCTTTTGGCGATCGATCTGCCGGCAGGCGGCATATTTCTGGCGGTTCTGATTTTCATCGCCGGACCTCTTGCTCTGGTGCCGGTCTGTCTTCTGGGCATCTTCATGCTGTTCGCCCTCAACCGCAACAGGGTGTTGCAGCAAGTCGTAGCCGACCGGGCCGACCAGGACGACCGCAAGTCCGATTTCATCCTTGAAGTCCTGTCGGGCGCAAAAACCGTCAAGTCGCAGGCCATGGAAGCGTTGATCATGCGGCGGTTCGAGCGGCTGCAGCGGGCGACAGCGGAACTGAGCGCGCGCTACATGCGTTTGTCGGGCCAGGCAAGGGACGCATCTGCCCTGTTCGGGACGCTCACCACTGTATTTGTGGTGTTGTTTGGCGCGCTGATGATGATCCACGGCAATTTCAGTGTCGGCGGTGTGGCGGCCAGCACGCTTCTGTCCGGCCAGTTTGTTCAGCCCTTCTTGCGGGCCATCAACCAGCTCACCGACATGCAGCGCCTGAAGCACGATTACAATCAGGTCGAGGACCTGTTCGAGTTGCAGGAAGTCGCTCCCCAGGAACCGTTGCCGGCGGAGCCTGATGGCTCCATCAGGCTCGAAAATGTCTCCGTCGAGGTAGGAGAGGGACGCCGCGCCATCCTGCACGGTATCAATCTCGACATCAGACCAGGTCAGTTTGTCGGTTTCAGAGGGGCGGATGGCAGCGGCAAGTCGACCCTGATGAAGATCCTGACCGGTGAACTGGCGCCAACTACCGGTTCTGTTGCCATCGGCGGTCTGCGCTACGAGGGCGGATATCAGCAGGCACTGCGAAAGACCATTGCCTATGTCGACAACCAGTCCGCAATCTTCAACGGCACGATTTTGGAAAACATCACGATGTTTGGCGCGGTTTCGGACATTGCGCATGCTCGCATGGCCGCAAAGCTGATCGGACTGGAAAAAGAGATCCATCTGTTGCCGCGCGGATATGAAACGCAGTTGGGGTCGGATCTTGGCGGCAAGGTTCCGTCGGCGACCATGCAACGGATCTGCATTGCACGTGCCCTGGCAGGAGAGCCGAAGGTCCTGATCCTTGACGAGGCCAACGCGCAGCTCGATCAGCAGGCGGAGAAAGGCCTCATCGACGCGCTGGTGCGACTGAAAGGGTATCTGACCGTTGTCATCATCAGTCACCGCCCATCGATGCTTGCCGTGGCCGATCATCAATATGAATTGAAAGATGGGCAGCTGCACGATCTGAACGATGGCGCCAGCTCCGCTGCGACACACAATGTGGGGCAGTCGGCGTGAGTAGACCTCTTTTCAACCTCAAGGACGTACAGGTGGCCGAAAATGCCGTTCACCGGCAGTGGCAGGACCTGACGACAGAGCTTGATCCAGCGTCAGGTCCGCATCGCCAAATCGGCGGCGAACAGCAGGATCTGGCGCCTGCGGAACGATGTCTCGTTCCCCTGCTGCGAGAAATGCGCTGGCAAGGCAATGACCGGCTTCTGTTTGAGGCCATGCCGCATTTCGACCGCGTTGAAACCCTGCAGCAGCTGCGCACGGTTCTGACCAGGCTCAATGTCCGGACCGAGCTTTTTCGCGGCCGGCCGGCCGAGCTGAACCACGGCCAGTTTCCGTGTCTGCGCGTCACGAAGGACGACATTCAGGTGCTGGTCGGCAGGACCGAAAGCGGCGATCTGCGTGCCTATTCCGGCGCATCGGATGAGGCGGTGATCCTGGCGCCGGGAAATATCTCGGCCAATGAGATCTATCTTGCCTATGAAGACACCGAGGAACTCAGCCAGGTTGAGACCAGCCGCAGCTGGTTCTCGACAGTGACCAAGCGCTTCCGCACCAGCATCTATTCGATATTGGCGCTTGGTTTTGTGCTGAACATTCTGGCGCTCGGGCCGCCTCTTTTCATCATGGCCATCTACGACAAGGCGATGGGCGCCAGTTCCACCGAAGTCTTGCTGACCATGGCTGTGGGCATCGCCATCATTCTACTCTGTGAAGCCTTTTTGCGCCGGACCAAGACCTGGCTTCAGTCCTATCTCGGCGGGCGAATTGACGCGATTGTCGGCACCAAGACCTTCGAGCGGATCCTGCATTTGCCATATTCAATGCTGTCGGAAGCGCCGATCGGCACACAGGTGATGCGGCTGCGTTACTTCGATAGCGTCCGGGACATTTTCCAGAGTTCGCTGTTCAATGCCATTGTCGACATTCCCTTCACGCTGATCTTCATTCTCGCCATCTTTCTGATCGGTGGGCCGGTGGCCTTGCCGCCCCTTGCGCTCCTGGGCATCTACACCCTGATGGCGGTCTACGTCCTTCCGAAGGTGCAGCGGGAAGTGGCCGCCGTCGGCGAACAGAAATCGAAGCTCAACAGCTTCATGATCGAGACCTTCCGCAATCAGCGTGCGCTGCGCAACCTGTCGGTAGAGGACATCTGGCTCGACCGGTTTTCGCTTCTCTCGACGCAGTTCAACAAGCTCAACGTGCACGCCCGCAACATTACCCACGTCCTGCAGACAGTTTCACAGACCCTTATGACGATCTGCGGCGTGATGGTGCTTGGCATTGGCGCCATGCAGGTGATGAACGGCGACATGAGTCTCGGCGCCCTGATCGCGACAATGGCACTCAGCTGGCGCGTTCTGAACCCGATGAACCAGGCATTCCTGAGCATCACCCAGCTTGCCCAGAGCCGGACGGTGATCGATCAGATCAACAATCTGATGCAGGTTCCCCTGGAACGAGAACCCGGACACCTGCCAAAGATTGCCCGTGATATCCGCGGGGACCTGAAGATGTCGTCCCTGGTCCTGCGTTATCCGGGAGCGACAGAGGCCTCGCTGAAGGGGCTGGACCTGACGGTAAAACAAGGTGAAATCCTGGCAATCACCGGGCCGAGCGGTTCCGGTAAGACAGCCCTGTTCCAGTCGATCATTGGTTTGTTTCAGCCTCAGGTGGGTTCAATCCTGTTTGACGGTCTCGACGTGCGTCAGCTGGATGCTGCCGAGTGGCGTGCAGCAATCGGTTTTGCGCCGGACGATCTCGATTTCTTTTATGGAACGGTCAAGCAGAACTTGCTGATGGCTGACCCGGGCGCAACGGATGCCCGGCTGGCAGAGGTCACCGACCAGCTTGGACTGCTTGCCTACCTGGAAGACAATTTCGAGGGGCTCGAGACCCGTCTCAATGGTGAATTGCTGAAGCAGATCCCGGACAACATGAAACAACGCATCGTTCTGGCACGGGCGCTTGTGAAGTCAGTCCCGCTTTACCTCTTCGACAATCCGGGCACGCATCTGGATTTCGAAGGGGACAAGAAATTCATGGCGATGATCGAGGAGCTGAAAGGCAAGGCCACGATCATCATCAACACACAGCGCCCGAGCCATATGAAACTGGCGGATCGGGTGGTTGTGCTGAAGTCCGGCCAGATTGCCATGATGGGACCGCCGGACCAGGTGGTGCCAGCGCTGATGGGACAGCCGGCGAAGGCGGGATAGTTATGACCCGGCATTATTTGCGCCGGGCTGATTATAGCCTTCAACCCTGGTTTGAATCGTCATGCCAGTGAATGAAGGGTGGTGCCTTGTTTTTGGCGCGAAAATACTCCAGCGCCTCTCGGACCTTTTCAACTGGCAGGGCCCAGGCCGCGGGATACCAATCCTGCTGCCCGTTCGACAGTATGTAGTCGATTTCAGACGACGGGTCGCCGGTGTAGTTCGGATTGCGTGAGCTGAAACCGGTGTCGCCACTGTGGCGCAAATACATAAGCCAGCCAACGTCTCCATTGATTAGCGCGCATATGGAGGAACCATCTTCGGCGTTGATCCAGATTTCCTGATGGTTGTTCATGTAGCTTTCGCATTGCCGGGGTGCCCAGTGATATCAGGAACAACCCCAAACATCCAAGAGCCAAGTCTTGGCATCAGCAGGATGCCAAGATTGTTGAAACACAGGACTATCAGCGAGACTGCGGAAAAACCGATCTGACCGCCTTGACCGTTGCCGACACGACTTCGTCGATTTCGCTTTCGGTGATGCAGAGCGGCGGTGCGAATCCGAGAATGTTGCCTTGTGGCATGGCCCGGCCGATCACTTTTTCCTGCAACAGGGCGCCGGCGATCTGAGGGCCAGCCTTTGCTGCCGGATCCAGGAAGGTTCGGCTGTCTCTGTCCGCGACGAATTCAATCGCGCAGAGCAGACCGTCACCGCGGATATCACCCACATTCGGATGGTCTCCAAGTCCGTCCACCAGCGCCGCCTTGAAGTAGGCGCCTGCCTTGCCGGCATTTGCTACGAGATCCAGCTGATCGATCAGTTTCAGGTTGGCAACGCCTGCGGCCGCGCCGATCGGATGGGCGGAATAGGTCCAGCCGTGCCCAATTGGCCCGTTCTCGTCGGTGCCGTTTTCCAGAACCTTCCAGACCTTGTCGGAGACGATGGAGCCGGAGAGCGGTGCATAGGCGGATGTCAGGCCCTTGGCAATGGTGATGAAATCAGGTTCAAAGCCATAATGAGCGGAACCGAACATGGTCCCGAGACGGCCGAAACCGGTCACGACTTCATCGGCAATCAGCAGAATGTCGTGTTTCTTGAGGATTGGCTGGATCGCCTGCCAATAGCCTTGTGGCGGCGGCACGATGCCACCCGTTCCCAGGATGGGTTCGCCGATGAAGGCCGCAATCGTGTCGGCACCTTCACGGGCGATGAGCGCCTCCAGTTCAGCCGCACAATGGGCGACAAAATCCGCTTCCGACATGGACAGATCTTCCCGGCGGAAATAGTCCGGCGCCACTGTATGCAGCACGCTTTGGAGCGGCAGATCGAATTTCTTGTGAAACAGCTCCAGGCCGGTGAGCGAGCCTGTCATCAGCCCTGACCCGTGATAGCCGCGCCAGCGGGAGATGATCTTCTTCTTTTCCGGCCGGCCCAGGATGTTGTTGTAGTACCAGACCAGCTTGATGTTGGTCTCGTTGGCATCAGAACCACCAAGCCCAAAATAGACCTTGGACATGTGATCAGGCGCCCGGTCCAGTATCATCTTTGCGAGCGTGATCGAAGCCTCGGTGCCGTGACCGACATAAGCGTGATAGTAGGCAAGGTCCCGGGCCTGCTCGGCTATGGCGTCGGCGATCTCCTGGCGGCCGTAGCCGACATTGACGCAATACAGGCCGGCAAAGGCGTCCAGCAGGCGTGTCCCGTTCCGGTCTTCGATGAAAACGCCGTCACCGCCAGTGACAATCCGGCTGGGGCTGTCACCGCGTGCATGCTGGGCAAGATGGGTCGAGGGGTGAAAGAAATTGTCCCTGTCCCAAGCGTCAAGTTGATCGTTTTTCAGCATGGTTTTTCCTTTTTGAAAGTGAGGGGGCTCAACGCCAGTCCCTGCAGACGAATTTGATGTCGGTGAAGGCTTCCAGTCCGTAGCGGCTGCCTTCGCGGCCGAGGCCCGATTGTTTGACCCCGCCGAAGGGAATGGGATAGCCGGTGACCTTGGTCCGGTTGACGGCCACCATGCCGTATTGAAGGGCGCGGCTGGCACGGTAGATCCGCCGCGGATCCTGCGTATGCAGATAGGCGATCAATCCGTATTCGCTGTCATTGGCGCTGGCGATGACTTCCTCTTCCGTGTCAAACGGTACGATGGCCGCGACAGGTCCGAAGGTTTCCTCTTTAAAAATGGACGCCTCCGCCGGGACATCACATAGAACCGTCGGCTCATAAAACAGCGCGCCTGCCGCGTGCCGCTTACCGCCGGTTAGCAATTTGGCGCCCCGGTCCAGCGCGTCCTTGACCTGGGCCTCCTGTTTCGCGACAGCACGCTCGTGCATCAACGGTCCGATATCCGGATTTTCCAGTCCGGGACCAAGGGTGAGCGCAGCAGACTTTTCGGCAAAAGACTTGCAGAAAGCGGCATAGGCCGGACGTTCGACCATGATCCGATTGGCACCGAGACAATCCTGTCCTGAGGTTGCAAATTTTGCTGCAATGGCCTGCTCGACCGCATAGTCGATATCCGCATCCGCAAAGACGATGAACGGCGCGTGGCCGCCCAACTCCAGTACCAGTCGCTTCACCGTCGCAGCGCCCTGTGCATAAAGCAGCCGGCCTATTTCGGTCGATCCGGTGAAAGAGACGGCCCGAACGCGCGGATCTTCCATCCAGGGCGAAACGATCTCGGGTGCCTTGCCTGGCAAGACGTTGAAGACACCGGGCGGCAGGCCGGCCTGGTCGGCAAGCTCGGCCAGCGCCAAAGCCGAAAACGGCGTTTCTTCGGAAGGATGAACCAGGACCGTGCAGCCGGCGGCAAGCGCAGCCGCGGCCTTGCGTGTAATCATGGCGGACGGGAAGTTCCAGGGCGTGATCAGCGCGGCAACGCCCAAAGGCTCGCGCCAGACTTCCATTTCCGCATCCGCCAGGTGCGACGTAATGCTTTCGATATTCGGCCGCTTGGCTTCTTCGGCGTAAAACTCGATGAAAGACGCGGCATAGTCGATCTCGCCTCGGGCCTCTGATATCGGCTTGCCCTGTTCGCGCGTCATGATCAGCGCCAGGTCTTCTCTGTTTTCCAGAATGAGCGCGTGCCAGGCTTTAAGATGTTTTGCCCGGTCCTGGGGCAGCAGGGCCGCCCAATTTCGGAATGCATCGTTGGCTACACCGATTGCTTCTTGCGCCTGATGGCCACTCAGCCTGGCGACTTCGCCGAGAAAACTGCCATCGGCCGGGTCTGTAACGGAAAACACAGCGCCGCCCTCAGCATCCTGCCAGCGAGCGCCGATATAGCCGAAATGACGGACAAGGTGTTTGTTTTCCACCTGTTGGTGGAGGGTGTTGCCGAGCGGCGCTACCACTGGAGTCACGTTTTGCATGACAAGGCCCTTCTGTTCGATAGGCTTAGGGTAGAGGCGCCTGCAGGAACGAAACGACCAAAGTGGGCATGAACCAGAGTGGTTTCATTCCAATTCTGCCGCGCCCGTCTCCTCTTCCGTTCCCAGGAAGCCGGACAGGAGCTGTTCCAGGGGAGGGGCCGCCATCTGCTTGACCGGCTTGGTGACCACATAGGTGAAGTAGCGGACAATGCTGAGTTCCCGGTCGAGCAGGCCGTCCATGAACCTTTGATAGGCGTCAATGTCCCGGGCAACGATCTGCAGCAGATAGTCCAGACCGCCACCGATGGCCCAACAGGCAACAACCTGATCGCAGTCGCCGATCACGCGCTCGAATTTCTGAAAATACTCGGTGCGGTGGTGTTCCAGTTCCAGAGTGACGAAGACCGTCACGTGCGGGGCCAGGTTTTTCAGGGAAAGACTGGCGGCATAACCTTGAATGATGCCGGCCTTTTCCAGTCTTTCCAGGCGCTTCCAACAAGGGCTGGGGCTCAGATTGATGCGTTTGGCAAGGTCGGCTTTTGAAATGCGGCCCTCCGAGGCCAGTACCTTCAAGATCTCCAGGTCGCGCCTGTCGAGTTTGAGCATTGTGACCTTCTTTGTCAGGCGGTGACGGTTGTTCCGGCATTTGTACGCCGAACCTTTCCGAGCGCAAGCGTGGCAATCGCCGTATCCTGAACGCCCGTCCCCGTTAGATCGCAAACTGTAATGTCGTCTTCGCTCTGGCGTCCATTGCCGGTTCCGGCAATGACGTTGCCGAGCTCCGCGGCTCGGTTCTTGTCTTCCAGGGCTCCCGTTTCCAAAGCGCTGCGCAATTCTCCGAGGAGTTCGCACTGGCTGATCCGGTCGCAGACAAGCACATCCGCGCGGGCAAGGATCGACGGATGGAGTTCATTTTTATCCTCCTGGTCGGACCCCATGGCGGTGATGTGCAATCCCTCGTGCAGCCAGTCGGCGTCAAGTATGGGTTCCTTTGACGGGGTTGTGGTAATCACCACCTGGCTCTGCGCCACCAGGTCGGCCCGATCTGCACACGCCTTGACCTCGATTCCCAATAAAGCGGTCATTTCGTCGGCGAGTTGTTCGGCCTTGCCGGCGTCACGTCCCCAGATCAGCGCGTTCCGGGCAGGCCGTACTTTGGCGGTTGCAATCAGTTGCAGCTTCGCCTGGACCCCGGTCCCAAGCACACCGATGGTCGACACAGTGGCTGGTGCCAGATGACGCGCGGCGACGGCGCCTGCAGCCGCTGTGCGCACATCGGTAAGATAGCCATTATCGAGAAACACCGCATCAACCAGCCCGGTCCTGGCGGACAAAAGCACCATCAACCCGTTGAGACTCGGCAGGCCGAGAGAGGGATTGTTGAAGAAACCCGGCGAAACCTTCAAGGCAAAGCCGTCAAGACCTGGCACAAAGGCGGTTTTGACGTCGACCTCGGCATTGATGTCGGGCAGTGCCATCGACATGACAGGCGGCATGACAACCTTGCCCGTTGCAAGCTTTGCAAAGGCTGTTTCGATGCAATCGATTGCCTCCAGGTCAAGCGGAACCACCCGGCGCAGTTCCGTTTCGGTGACGAGTTTGATGTCATGCGCCATAGGGCGTTCCCTTCAGGTGATAGTCGCCCAGCTGGATATCCTGCCCGGTCACGACCCTGGTAAACTGATCCATATCGACATTGCGCCCCGTGATGATGGTCGCAACCGGACCTTTGAGGTGGCTTAGTTTGCCGGCAAGGCAGGCAGCGATGCCGACGACACAGGCGCCTTCGGCGACATGACTGTCTTCGTAATAAAGGACCTGCATGGCGCGGTAAATTTCATCTTCGCTCACCAGAACGATGTCGTCGAGCAGGTCCCGGCACATTTGAAAGGACAAACGGTTGTCCAGCCCGATGCCGCCGCCGAGACTGTCGGCAAGGCTCGGAACTTCGGGAACCTCAACGGGCCTGCCGGCATCGATCGAGGCTTTCATGGCCGCGCCGCGGTCCATGGTCAGACCGACAATGTGGATCGCCGGATTGACGCTCTTGGCGGCAAGGGCGACACCGGCAGCCAATCCCCCGCCCGACAAAGGCACCAGCAGGGTTTTCAGCTCCGGTAGATCCTGCAGGATTTCCAAACCGAGCGTACCCTGACCGGCAATCACGTGCGGATCGTCAAACGGTGAAATCTCAACAACGCCTTCCGCACCGGACAGCTTTTGACATTCGCGCAAGGCATCGTCCTGGCTGGTCCCGACGATTCGTGCTTCCGCGCCAAGGGCCTTGATGCCATCGACCTTGGTCCGGGGCACCAGGGAGGACATGCAGATCACCGCCTTGAGGCCGCGTTCGCGGGCTGCATAGGCAACGCCGCGGCCATGATTGCCGGTGGAACAGCAAACCAGCGTATGTGTGCCCGCCGGAACATTCTGCGCCGCATTGGTCGCCCCGCGCAACTTGAAGGCGCCGGTCGGCTGCATCGATTCCATTTTCAGGAAAAATGGGGTTCCGGCGACGGCACTCAAGTGGCGCGACGGCAAAAGCGGCGTTCGCACAACCTTGCCGGAGATCGCCTTCTGCGCCGCCAGAATATCGCTCAGCGTCAGGTCCATGAAAGCCTCTTTATCTGGGGTCTTGCGGGAGGTGCGAGTTCATCCGAGGCAAATCATGCCCTCGGTTATTTGTGTACAAATATGCTAATCTGGATCCTGCAATTCGTCAATAATGCAGAAAAACCTTGCAAGAAGACGATGACATGATGTCAGTTGTATACAAATAACCAGTCAAGAGGAGCGAACATGCCTGGTTTGGATCTGCCGTTCACCCGCGCCGAGTATGACCGCCGGCTCGGCCTAATTCGAAACGAGATGACTGCGCGCGGGCTCGATGTCCTGTTTTTGGAGGACCCGTCGAACATGGCCTGGACGACAGGCTATGACGGCTGGTCCTTTTATGTGCACCAGGGCGTGATCGTGTTCCATGACGAGGATCCGATCTGGTGGGGGCGGAGCCAGGACGCCAACGGGGCGCGCCGCACTGTCTGGATGAGCGACGACCGTGTGGCCGAATATGCCGACAATTACATCCAGTCCTCTCATCGCCATCCGATGCAGGACCTGGCCCGACTGCTGGAAAAAAAGAGTTATGCCAACAAGCGGATCGGCGTTGAACTTGAAAACTACTATTTCTCGGCGAAGGCATATCTGACCTTGCGCGAAGAACTGCCGAACGCGGAGTTTCTGGACGCAACCGGGCTCGTCAACTGGCAGCGCTCCGTCAAATCGGAAGAGGAACTGGTCTTCATGCG
This genomic interval from Labrenzia sp. VG12 contains the following:
- a CDS encoding peptidase domain-containing ABC transporter encodes the protein MLNSVFSSFFLPRLRVRHSPSGKWISSPGLPRDVVVASVFANIMSLAMPLAILQVYDRVLPNASTDTLLVLTLGVSGVLIADACIKIARAAVVGRLGAGFNHQAHTELFRRVLDAEPAQFSKTPVSVQVHQLRSLQSIADHYGDQGRLLAIDLPAGGIFLAVLIFIAGPLALVPVCLLGIFMLFALNRNRVLQQVVADRADQDDRKSDFILEVLSGAKTVKSQAMEALIMRRFERLQRATAELSARYMRLSGQARDASALFGTLTTVFVVLFGALMMIHGNFSVGGVAASTLLSGQFVQPFLRAINQLTDMQRLKHDYNQVEDLFELQEVAPQEPLPAEPDGSIRLENVSVEVGEGRRAILHGINLDIRPGQFVGFRGADGSGKSTLMKILTGELAPTTGSVAIGGLRYEGGYQQALRKTIAYVDNQSAIFNGTILENITMFGAVSDIAHARMAAKLIGLEKEIHLLPRGYETQLGSDLGGKVPSATMQRICIARALAGEPKVLILDEANAQLDQQAEKGLIDALVRLKGYLTVVIISHRPSMLAVADHQYELKDGQLHDLNDGASSAATHNVGQSA
- a CDS encoding peptidase domain-containing ABC transporter; translated protein: MSRPLFNLKDVQVAENAVHRQWQDLTTELDPASGPHRQIGGEQQDLAPAERCLVPLLREMRWQGNDRLLFEAMPHFDRVETLQQLRTVLTRLNVRTELFRGRPAELNHGQFPCLRVTKDDIQVLVGRTESGDLRAYSGASDEAVILAPGNISANEIYLAYEDTEELSQVETSRSWFSTVTKRFRTSIYSILALGFVLNILALGPPLFIMAIYDKAMGASSTEVLLTMAVGIAIILLCEAFLRRTKTWLQSYLGGRIDAIVGTKTFERILHLPYSMLSEAPIGTQVMRLRYFDSVRDIFQSSLFNAIVDIPFTLIFILAIFLIGGPVALPPLALLGIYTLMAVYVLPKVQREVAAVGEQKSKLNSFMIETFRNQRALRNLSVEDIWLDRFSLLSTQFNKLNVHARNITHVLQTVSQTLMTICGVMVLGIGAMQVMNGDMSLGALIATMALSWRVLNPMNQAFLSITQLAQSRTVIDQINNLMQVPLEREPGHLPKIARDIRGDLKMSSLVLRYPGATEASLKGLDLTVKQGEILAITGPSGSGKTALFQSIIGLFQPQVGSILFDGLDVRQLDAAEWRAAIGFAPDDLDFFYGTVKQNLLMADPGATDARLAEVTDQLGLLAYLEDNFEGLETRLNGELLKQIPDNMKQRIVLARALVKSVPLYLFDNPGTHLDFEGDKKFMAMIEELKGKATIIINTQRPSHMKLADRVVVLKSGQIAMMGPPDQVVPALMGQPAKAG
- a CDS encoding Imm1 family immunity protein — its product is MNNHQEIWINAEDGSSICALINGDVGWLMYLRHSGDTGFSSRNPNYTGDPSSEIDYILSNGQQDWYPAAWALPVEKVREALEYFRAKNKAPPFIHWHDDSNQG
- a CDS encoding aspartate aminotransferase family protein, translated to MLKNDQLDAWDRDNFFHPSTHLAQHARGDSPSRIVTGGDGVFIEDRNGTRLLDAFAGLYCVNVGYGRQEIADAIAEQARDLAYYHAYVGHGTEASITLAKMILDRAPDHMSKVYFGLGGSDANETNIKLVWYYNNILGRPEKKKIISRWRGYHGSGLMTGSLTGLELFHKKFDLPLQSVLHTVAPDYFRREDLSMSEADFVAHCAAELEALIAREGADTIAAFIGEPILGTGGIVPPPQGYWQAIQPILKKHDILLIADEVVTGFGRLGTMFGSAHYGFEPDFITIAKGLTSAYAPLSGSIVSDKVWKVLENGTDENGPIGHGWTYSAHPIGAAAGVANLKLIDQLDLVANAGKAGAYFKAALVDGLGDHPNVGDIRGDGLLCAIEFVADRDSRTFLDPAAKAGPQIAGALLQEKVIGRAMPQGNILGFAPPLCITESEIDEVVSATVKAVRSVFPQSR
- a CDS encoding NAD-dependent succinate-semialdehyde dehydrogenase — translated: MQNVTPVVAPLGNTLHQQVENKHLVRHFGYIGARWQDAEGGAVFSVTDPADGSFLGEVARLSGHQAQEAIGVANDAFRNWAALLPQDRAKHLKAWHALILENREDLALIMTREQGKPISEARGEIDYAASFIEFYAEEAKRPNIESITSHLADAEMEVWREPLGVAALITPWNFPSAMITRKAAAALAAGCTVLVHPSEETPFSALALAELADQAGLPPGVFNVLPGKAPEIVSPWMEDPRVRAVSFTGSTEIGRLLYAQGAATVKRLVLELGGHAPFIVFADADIDYAVEQAIAAKFATSGQDCLGANRIMVERPAYAAFCKSFAEKSAALTLGPGLENPDIGPLMHERAVAKQEAQVKDALDRGAKLLTGGKRHAAGALFYEPTVLCDVPAEASIFKEETFGPVAAIVPFDTEEEVIASANDSEYGLIAYLHTQDPRRIYRASRALQYGMVAVNRTKVTGYPIPFGGVKQSGLGREGSRYGLEAFTDIKFVCRDWR
- a CDS encoding Lrp/AsnC family transcriptional regulator, which encodes MLKLDRRDLEILKVLASEGRISKADLAKRINLSPSPCWKRLERLEKAGIIQGYAASLSLKNLAPHVTVFVTLELEHHRTEYFQKFERVIGDCDQVVACWAIGGGLDYLLQIVARDIDAYQRFMDGLLDRELSIVRYFTYVVTKPVKQMAAPPLEQLLSGFLGTEEETGAAELE
- a CDS encoding cyclodeaminase, which encodes MAHDIKLVTETELRRVVPLDLEAIDCIETAFAKLATGKVVMPPVMSMALPDINAEVDVKTAFVPGLDGFALKVSPGFFNNPSLGLPSLNGLMVLLSARTGLVDAVFLDNGYLTDVRTAAAGAVAARHLAPATVSTIGVLGTGVQAKLQLIATAKVRPARNALIWGRDAGKAEQLADEMTALLGIEVKACADRADLVAQSQVVITTTPSKEPILDADWLHEGLHITAMGSDQEDKNELHPSILARADVLVCDRISQCELLGELRSALETGALEDKNRAAELGNVIAGTGNGRQSEDDITVCDLTGTGVQDTAIATLALGKVRRTNAGTTVTA
- the eutB gene encoding hydroxyectoine utilization dehydratase EutB yields the protein MDLTLSDILAAQKAISGKVVRTPLLPSRHLSAVAGTPFFLKMESMQPTGAFKLRGATNAAQNVPAGTHTLVCCSTGNHGRGVAYAARERGLKAVICMSSLVPRTKVDGIKALGAEARIVGTSQDDALRECQKLSGAEGVVEISPFDDPHVIAGQGTLGLEILQDLPELKTLLVPLSGGGLAAGVALAAKSVNPAIHIVGLTMDRGAAMKASIDAGRPVEVPEVPSLADSLGGGIGLDNRLSFQMCRDLLDDIVLVSEDEIYRAMQVLYYEDSHVAEGACVVGIAACLAGKLSHLKGPVATIITGRNVDMDQFTRVVTGQDIQLGDYHLKGTPYGA